AAAGCATCCGCCAGTGGGTCCTCAAGATTACTGAATATGCAGACAAGCTGCTCGCTGACCTGGACAGTGTAAATTGGCCTGAATCAGTGAAGCTCATGCAGCAAAACTGGATAGGAAGAAGTGAGGGAGCCTCAGTCATCTTCCAGATTGATGGGATGGATGACAGCCTTGAGGTATATACCACCCGCCCTGACACCCTCTTTGGAGCCACCTACATGGTTGTTGCTCCAGAACACCCCTTGGTAGGCAAACTTACCGGAGGGGATCAGAAGGCTGCTGTTGAGGAGTACCTTGAGGCGACTGCCAAAAAGAGTGATCTCGAGCGTACCGACCTGGCAAAAGACAAGACCGGTGTTTTCAGTGGCAGTTATGCGATAAACCCGGTAAATGGCAAGAAGATCCCCATCTGGATTGCTGACTATGTATTGATCAGCTACGGCACTGGAGCCATCATGGCGGTTCCCGCCCACGATACTCGTGACTGGGAGTTTGCAAAGAAATTCAATCTCCCGATCATTGAAGTACTCAAGAGTGATGTCGATGTCCAGGAAGAAGCATGGACTGAGGATGGAATCCACGTAAACAGTGACTTCCTCGATGGCCTCAACAAAGAAGACGCCATCAATACCATGATTGCCTGGCTGGAAGAGAGGAAATTGGGTACCAAGTCCGTAAATTACAAGTTACGTGACTGGATCTTCAGTCGCCAGCGGTACTGGGGAGAACCAATCCCCTTGGTACACTGCCCAAATTGCGGAACGGTCCCCATTCCAGAGGATCAGCTACCTCTGATGCTGCCCGAGGTGTCCAGCTATGAACCAAGCGGTACTGGTGAAAGCCCACTTGCAAAGATTGACAGTTGGGTACATACCACCTGCCCGGTTTGTGGCGGAGCAGCAAAACGAGAAACCAATACCATGCCCCAGTGGGCAGGTTCCTGCTGGTATTACTTGCGCTATCTTGATCCAAACAATGAAACAGAGTTTGTGAGCAAGGAAAAGGAACAGTACTGGATGCCGGTTGATCTCTATGTCGGTGGAGCTGAACACGCTGTTCTGCATCTCCTGTACGCTCGATTCTGGCACAAGGTACTCTTTGACCTGGGATTGGTTTCCACCAGTGAGCCCTTCAAACGGTTGGTCAATCAGGGAATGATTACCAGTTATGCATATCAGAGACCGGACAAGAGCCTTGTCCCAACCGATATGGTGGAAGAAGTCGAGACCGACGTCTTTGTTGAGAAGGAGACTGGACAGAAGCTCGAGCGGGTCATTGCTAAGATGTCCAAGAGCCTCAAGAATGTCATCAACCCTGATGAGATCATCCAGGAATATGGAGCCGACTCCATGCGAATGTATGAGATGTTCATGGGCCCCCTTGAGGTTTCAAAGCCATGGGCAACCACAGGTTTGAACGGCATCTACCGCTTCCTGGATAGGGTTTGGAGACTCTATGAGGAAAGAACCATCATAGATGATGAGCCTTCCAAGGAGCTGAACAAGACCCTGCATAAGACCATCAAGAAGGTAACCCACGATACGGCAACTTTGAACTTCAACACGGCCATCAGCCAGATGATGGTGTTGGTCAACGAGCTGTACAAGGTCGATGAGTTCCCCAGTGTGGTAGCCGAAACCTTGGTAAAACTCCTTGGCCCGTACGTACCACACATTGCTGAAGAACTCTGGGAGAAACTCGGTAACAAGGAGAGTCTCACCAAGGTAAGTTGGCCTACGTTTGAGGAAAAACTGACCATCGATGATGAGATTGAGATGGTGTTCCAGGTCAACGGAAAGGTCCGAGACAAACAGACTGTCTCTAAAGGCATGGACAAGGCTTCAGCACTTGCAATGGCCAAAGAGAGTGAGAAGATCCAGCAGTGGATTGAAGGAAAGACCATCGTCAAGGAGATTGTGGTTCCAGATAAGTTGGTGAATATTGTAATTCGCTAGCATGGCAGGAGGCTTCAAGCCTCCTGTTTTTTTTTACAACTCAACAGAGAGATCGAGAATAATGGTGCTTGTTAGATGTGTTTCCTCTTCCCGCAAGGAACGAGTGAGAAGGGCTTTTAACGAACAGAGCCGGTAGATCCTTCTCTGTTGATTACTTGCCTCGTATTCGGCACAAAAGCCACCATTTAATTGCCTATCATCTTCTCTGACCATCTGATACAGCACTGAAGTAGTACCATCAGTGAGAGGGGAGTAGGTTATTGAGACACTTCCCCTTCCACGGTGTTTTGCCTGAACGTACAATTCGGCGATAGGTACTTCCTGCGGGGATCTACGTTCACTGTCCTGAACCAGGACAAATTTTACATCTGAGGGAAATGGGTCCTGCAATGAAATTGCTGCAATGAGAGGATGCGATAACATCAAACAAGCTATGAAAAAAATGCCAATGCGATTTGCTTGGCTATTCTTTGAAAGATTCGGGTATCGTTTCCTCTGTCTCATAGCATACCTATCCAGAAAACCTATGTCAGTAGTAACGAGTATCAATGATATGTTCAGTACTATCACACATACCAAAAATCCATCTATATCAATCCTATAGAATAGATTAGAGCACGAATATCTTATGACATACTATTCTTATCCGAGGACTTTTGCAAGGCCGCCTTTGCTTGTTTCTCTATAGAGGGAAGGAAGTGCTTGTCCAGTTTCCATCATCACCTCGATGACACTGTCGAAAGAGACTTTATGGCGCCCATCACCAAGAAGGGCATAGGTGCAATGGTCTATGGAACGCATGGTGGCAAGAGCATTTCGTTCGATGCATGGAATCTGCACAAGACCACGCATTGGATCACAGGTAAGGCCAAGATGATGCTCGAGGCCCATCTCTGCAGCATACTCTATCTGGAAGATGGAACCACCAAGAAGTTGTGTTGCAGCTGCTCCGGCCATGGCACAGGCAACTCCTATCTCTCCTTGGCAACCAACCTCCGCTCCACTGATTGATCCATTGGTCTTCACCACATTGCCAATAATCCCAGCGGTGAGAAGCGCACGCAATATACGGATCTTGGGGAACTTGTACTGTTTAGCCAAATAGTACAAAACCCCTGGGAGCACCCCACAGCTTCCACAGGTTGGGGCTGTGACAATCTTGCCCCCACCAGCATTCTCCTCACTGACTGCAAGAGCGTAGCTGATGGCGAATGCAGGATTTCCCATTGCAGCGGTGAACTCACCAGCCTTGGAGTTGAATTGGCTTGCCTTTCTTGGAAGCTTCAAGCCCCCAGGAAGCACTCCCTCTGCATTCACCCCACGCTCGATTGCATCGCACATCACACCCCAGATTTCATCCATATAGGTAAGAATGCCCGAATCCTCGAACTGGAGCGCAAACTCCCAGATCTGCATGCCTTCATCCCCGCAGTAGTCAAGGATCTGGCGCATTTTGGAATATGCCTTGGGATAGACTTCTACAGCCTGGTCAGCATCTTCGCCTTCCAGAACAATTTTTCCGCCTCCTACACTGTAGTAGGTATTCTCAAAGATGAATTCACCTGTATTAGAGAGGGAACGTATTGTAAGTGCATTGGGGTGGAAAGGTTTCTCAATTTCTGGGTACCAGACAATCTCAACATCTTTTCCCGCGGAGGAAAAAACCTCTCGCAAGGCTTTATCGGTCAAGTGCCCCTTCCCGGTAGCAGCCAAACTTCCGTACAAATCAGCCTCAAACCTCTGACAGTCGGCATGAAGAGAGAGGAAGTGTTGTGCCGCAGAGCGAGGGCCCATGGTATGGCTACTCGAGGGGCCATACCCGATTCTGTAGAGTTCACGCAAGGATTCCATATCCAAACTCTATCGGTTTATAGTAAAAATGGGAAGCTCTTTTACCAAGGAGGCGCTTTTGAGAGACTACTCAGGGACTCACCCTTTTTAAGATCAACATAAAGGGAGAGACACAGGGAACTTTCCCGATTGAGAAAACGTTGCAATCCACCCTCCAGTTCCAAGGAAAAAGCTTCCCCCCATTTATTCCAAAAAGGTTTCTGGCTTTGCCGCTCGGGAACCCAATAACCGGATGGTATATCAGATACAACTACCTCTAGTTTCTCATAGTGTCTCAGATTGGGAGGAATACCCTCCCCGTTGAGCAAGGAAACCACCAGAGCCTTCCCGTCAAGAAGGGTTGCATCACCCACTTCATCGGCCAGATACGTGGCATTGATATGCTCCACTGCCTCAGGATTGAACTGATAGGAATCAAGAAGAAGTTTTGCAAGCTCTCCTTGTTCCTGGGTAAGTGTTACAGAATCGTCTGCTCCCGGATGATAGAAGCCACCATAAGGATGCAGAAAGGAGAGAGGATAGGCACAGAAAACAGTCAAGCAATCCCTCGGTACGGTGAGCGTGACACTCCTCTGCCCCTCTATAAGATGTATGGAACTACGAGTCCCCTCCCCATCTGTATACACCAAGGTATGCCACAGCGGACGATGGGAGGCTTCCCCCCAAGGATGGGATTCCTGTAATGTGACCGTTATACGTTGTTCGTGTAAAACATTTGCCTCACATCCAATACAGAGTATGAGAAGGAGGCAACAAATAACTACTCTCACACCTTATAAGCATTACAAGAGACCTTCTTGCTTCAGCTGTCTTCGATACTGCTCTCTCCAAGAGTTAAAGAGAAGCTTCACTTCTTCACTTTTATAATCTGCATAGGTCCAGGGAAAGCTTTTAAACTGCTTGTTTGCATACAGCAAGGTAAGTTCAGCATAGATGCCTTCAGATAATGGAATACGATGGGCACGATTTTTGGTAGTGGCAAGAACGAGATTGGCCTGACTCAGCAATCCAGGGTCCAGATTCACTCTCCTCCCACCATTCTGGGTAAATTCCGCCTCCAAGGCATTGGTCTCTCGTTTAATTGAAGATAGCCGGGACGGATCGATGAGA
This sequence is a window from uncultured Sphaerochaeta sp.. Protein-coding genes within it:
- the leuS gene encoding leucine--tRNA ligase, which codes for MIAPMSKYPFSEIETKWQKYWEDNQSFAVTEDESVPADKRVYVLDMFPYPSGAGLHVGHPEGYTATDIYCRYLRMNGYNVLHPMGFDSFGLPAENYAIKTGTHPKVTTEKNIENFRKQIKRLGFSYDWNREVSTHTSEYYRWTQWIFLQLYKQGLAYESHTPINWCDNCKTGLANEEVKDGKCERCGTTVVRKSIRQWVLKITEYADKLLADLDSVNWPESVKLMQQNWIGRSEGASVIFQIDGMDDSLEVYTTRPDTLFGATYMVVAPEHPLVGKLTGGDQKAAVEEYLEATAKKSDLERTDLAKDKTGVFSGSYAINPVNGKKIPIWIADYVLISYGTGAIMAVPAHDTRDWEFAKKFNLPIIEVLKSDVDVQEEAWTEDGIHVNSDFLDGLNKEDAINTMIAWLEERKLGTKSVNYKLRDWIFSRQRYWGEPIPLVHCPNCGTVPIPEDQLPLMLPEVSSYEPSGTGESPLAKIDSWVHTTCPVCGGAAKRETNTMPQWAGSCWYYLRYLDPNNETEFVSKEKEQYWMPVDLYVGGAEHAVLHLLYARFWHKVLFDLGLVSTSEPFKRLVNQGMITSYAYQRPDKSLVPTDMVEEVETDVFVEKETGQKLERVIAKMSKSLKNVINPDEIIQEYGADSMRMYEMFMGPLEVSKPWATTGLNGIYRFLDRVWRLYEERTIIDDEPSKELNKTLHKTIKKVTHDTATLNFNTAISQMMVLVNELYKVDEFPSVVAETLVKLLGPYVPHIAEELWEKLGNKESLTKVSWPTFEEKLTIDDEIEMVFQVNGKVRDKQTVSKGMDKASALAMAKESEKIQQWIEGKTIVKEIVVPDKLVNIVIR
- a CDS encoding L-serine ammonia-lyase yields the protein MESLRELYRIGYGPSSSHTMGPRSAAQHFLSLHADCQRFEADLYGSLAATGKGHLTDKALREVFSSAGKDVEIVWYPEIEKPFHPNALTIRSLSNTGEFIFENTYYSVGGGKIVLEGEDADQAVEVYPKAYSKMRQILDYCGDEGMQIWEFALQFEDSGILTYMDEIWGVMCDAIERGVNAEGVLPGGLKLPRKASQFNSKAGEFTAAMGNPAFAISYALAVSEENAGGGKIVTAPTCGSCGVLPGVLYYLAKQYKFPKIRILRALLTAGIIGNVVKTNGSISGAEVGCQGEIGVACAMAGAAATQLLGGSIFQIEYAAEMGLEHHLGLTCDPMRGLVQIPCIERNALATMRSIDHCTYALLGDGRHKVSFDSVIEVMMETGQALPSLYRETSKGGLAKVLG
- a CDS encoding DUF4416 family protein, with protein sequence MRSRLHLKSLVAFATRFGSWGPIPAHSDMGREQGFLPHRLVMGVLVSQQEMISLVKERLIERYGPILDSTEPSFFTYTDYYDDEMGGKPLRFYLSFAHLIDPSRLSSIKRETNALEAEFTQNGGRRVNLDPGLLSQANLVLATTKNRAHRIPLSEGIYAELTLLYANKQFKSFPWTYADYKSEEVKLLFNSWREQYRRQLKQEGLL